The Arvicanthis niloticus isolate mArvNil1 chromosome 8, mArvNil1.pat.X, whole genome shotgun sequence genome segment CCCCCAATCTTTATTTGTGGCCCTATAAAAGAAATGGTGAAATGCTGGCTCTCCGGGGGCGCCCGGCAACAGAGAGGACCTAGGCGTCCCAAAGACATTCAAAGCGATAAATACACTTGCGCTGCCCGCTTGCTCTGTCCCTTGGGGGCGTAGAAAATGAGGcgctttcctccctccctttaaCTCGAGGGGAGTACCAATAATTCATGTATGTTATAATTCTTCATCGCCCCTAGGTAGTCTGggaaaaccagaagaaaagaaaatgccagaaAGTTATGGTAAAACTTGAGTTGCCTCTGAAGCCGCTTTCTTTGCCCCTGCTGCGAGAGTTTGAATACCGAGAATGGCCCTGGACtgtaacaaacaaaaagaacgaAGAAGACAAAAGGTTTCCAGAAAAAGGTTTAGCTAGAAGACAAGGCTAGCGAAActaaaaggagggggagagagcatTTACAACAGGACAATAAGTGTACTAATCGCTTTGATATATTATACAAGCCCAAAGACTCAAAACATTGtgtaattatttataaatgacTTCTCCACTCCTGTGCATAATTCAGAGGAAAGAATAAAACCGCGGGCTACTCTCAAACCATTTCTAAATAGACCTGGTTCAAAAGGAGGCAGAagtgtttgaaataaaataattaatggtGGATTTTATGGTTGtctcattaaaacattttaattactgCAAACAAAATGCAATTGTGTTTGAAACCTGATGTGAAGTTAGGTAGCCCAGTGTTAAGATTGTGAAGGAGGGGAGCGCTTCGGTTTCGGACTTTAGTTTTGAATTCTTTGCGTAGCCATTGAGGTAAATTTCATGTTGACCTCTTCCGCACGCTCCCTCTCCATGTTCCCACCCTTGACCCACACACAGGTAGTGGTTTtcgttttttttctctcctttccacgACGAAGATATTAAGAATTACAAATACACAaggcagataaaaataaaatgtagtgaaATGAATTCTTGGTGGCTTGGCTTCCTGTGGCAGGTGTGTGGCTGCGTGTGGAAGCTAAACTCCACAGCAGCGGCGGGGCTGTCCAGCTTTTCTAACTTTTCTGTAAATTCAGAAGATTTAACTTCATGAAACCTCCCagggcaaaaacaaaaaaaaaaaacccaaaaaacaaaaaacaaaacaaacaaacaaacgccaAGGCTTTGCAGGTAATTCAAAGTTGATTATCTCTGGCCTCTAACAGCTAAGTATCTGATGACTCCAGGCCTCTCAGCAGAGGGGGCAATCACCTCAGctcctcccttttcagttctgagtctGAATCCTGATGGGCCCCACTGCACAAGTCATTGGAGCACACCCCTTAcacctccccctctcttttctcccccagtctcccttctccctcattcTCCTTTGGGCACAAAAAGGACATTGTTTTCTCTGAGATTGGCCCAAACCACAAACTTCAAACTTAGGGCCACCCTAACCACATACTGTCCCCCTGCACACCAGCACAGGCCTGACAGTCCCTGGACTTGAAGCCTTCCTACAGAAAGCATTTCTTTAGTTGGCAAATTTCCAGCACTATCTCTTATCTTGCACCAGAATAAAGTCGATTTGCATCAGAGCCTCCACTGACTCACAGATTCCTCTCGCAGTTGTGCATAGCGTACACGACAAAACACACCGACACACAATGCCAGGGAATCTTCACGCAGACATCTCCGAGGTGGCAAATGCATACAGGCAGCACTGTATTCAGCAGGGCAGGGGCCGAGGGGGGCCTCCATGGATTTCGGGAAACCATGGATAATTTGCCATTTTCCCTGCCCTGTCACTGAAAGACCCCTCTGTTTCCCCCCTCCTGCCTCGTTTCCCCCCTCTACTTTACACCCCCTTCCACAACTGTCATGGgtcatcaataaagaaaatggggaATTGTTTCCCCTTTCCAACCCCACCCTGCTGCTCTTCTGTGGAAACACAACTGCTTGTCTGCAGTGCACTTAATCAGAGGGAAGGACCCACCGTGTCTGACGCCGGCCTTCCCTTCCTCTTGAGCCAAGGCACCTTTTTGGCctttcatttcaaaaaaaaaaaaattgtgaggggttgtttttttcccccaaatgtcACTCACAAAACCAATGCCACCCCTCCCCCTAGGTAGCTGCAGAAACCAAACAAAGATTGGAGTGAGGCGTTCGTCTTTAGAAATTCCTCTGACTATCTCCACAGCCTCACTTTCTATCAAATTCCCCGGCAAGGCTGCACCTGCAGACATTGGCCATTGCTGACGGCCCACAATTCAGTACAGCATACTGCCTACTGCCGTGCCTTAAGCAGCAAGGCCAGCTTTCCTGTTCCAAATTGCAGCTGAGAGTCCATATATATTGGACTTGGAATTAATATTTGATTTAATCAATCAGAAGTGATGAAATGTGATCATGTATTCCCCCCACACACCCTGACACTCAGAGATCATCAGCCCTAAACTTGTCATTTCAGAGCAATGACCTGCCACCCTGGTTGCCAGCAAGGGAGTCTCTCAAAGATTGCTTGTTCAATGTCAGACTTGAGTGTTTCTAAAGCAGGCAGGGTGAGTGGCGCAGAGGCCACTTGGCTCAGGATTGCCTCCACAAAGGGCTGCAAGGATATAGATTCTGACTTCAAATGAAGGCACTGACAGAGCTGAGGAAGATGTCCCCCACAAACAGCCACCTGGCTCCAGCCCTGGAGATCCTGTAAGCACTATAACTTGTCATTTTAAAATCCTGAAGCTTGCCTTGTTGGCAGCtggttgtttttgtctatgtgttgagcacattcatgtgtatatatatacacacacgtgtgtttATAATTTACCACCACTTCCCCCAATCTagtctttctaaaaaaaaaaaaaaaaaaaaaaaaccttctagagAACCTGTCCCACCCTGACAGCCCTTCCTCCCATTTCTCACTATAGGAATCCTGTTTCATCATTGCTTAAGGTGGTCCCAGAAAGGTCTTCTCCATAAGGAAGTAACACTGCCTCCCTGACTCCTCTTGGGAGCCTGGAGTCAGGTTTCTAGGGTTACCTAGATTTACGTACATGTGCCTATGGTTCTTCCCTCCCCCAGAACCCCTGGTGTAGTCCTGAATCTTTTCTGACATCTGCTCCACCCACCCTTACTTCCCTGTGGATTGATAGCTGGATGCTTCACCCATCAGCCTGAACACCTGGTGCAGCGTGGGCCACCTCAACACCTGCTGTGGTTGGATCCCTTACCTGCCCATATCACATCCAATTATTCTCCAGGAATGGGAGTGCCCACAGATGCGCACCTCCCTAGAAGGAATATATCTCCTCAGAGAAGAAGCAAGCTAGCTATATCCTGAGAAGACCTTATAGGAGGAACCCTAGAGCAGAGCCCTGTATCCTAACCCAAAGCGCCCTGTGCTCACcactccttgttttgttttgttttgttttgttttgttttgttttgttttttgagacgggggtttctctgtgtagccctggctgtcctggaactcactctgtagaccagcctggcctcgaactcagaaatccgcctgcctctgcctcccaagtgctgggattaaaggcgtgcaccaccaccgccctgcagTGCTCACCACTCCTGTACAGAGGAAGCAGCTGCTACAGGAGCAGGAAGTGCAAGCTGGAGATGTCCACCTGGTCAAACCACTTGTGGTCATGGAGGAAGGGTGAGCAATGATGGAAGAAAGCCTGGCAAGAAGTTAGCCTCTGTGGCCAGATGTAGCCCGTGTCAGTCAGGACACATGGCTCTCTAGGTGACAAACAGGCTATGGCACTTACATGGCCAAAATTATTTGGTTGATTCTTGTCTCCTCTGTCAATGTCCATGCTCAGTGAACATGGGATAAATATATCTGAGCCATAGTCCTGCTCAGAGAGACAACAGGAGGAAGTGGCAGGAAGGCCATTATAGCCATTCAAGGCCCACCACAGCTGCCTATCTTCTACCCACAGAAGCCTCCCACCCCTACCCAGATGGGTCTCCATAGTCAttccaccccccgcccccacccctgcctaGACTGTAAGCATGAGGTGGGACTGAAAAGCAGTAGTTGTGGAgtaaacggggggggggggggggaacctggGGGAAAGACCCCATCTCATACCTCAGTCTCCTGTGCATGAGGTACAGGGGCTGAATAAATCATCTCCATGAGTTCCGTTAgcaccaaacaaaagcaaactgacATTAGCACCAAACAATAGTCACTAAACTGACTCCCTCAGCCAGTCACCCTCAACTTTCTGCACCCCTGGTTTAACATAACAGCCAGCCAAGAGCAAGTCATTCACCTCCACACGAAGTAAGTGCAAGTCTCTAACCTTTGGCAACATGGACCTGCTTTACTTGCTAAGCCACAAGACACAAACCTGGCAAATGGAGCCCAGTAGCTCCACTCGGCAGACTGGCTGGACAGTCGTGGGAATCCTGGAGAGTAAGCTTAGAAGACAAATAAGAGGAAAATGTCAGGGCCTGGACAGGACATCCACTACCTCCTGGCCACCTCTTTTACCTGTGGCCAATGGCTCTTCCAGTGTGTTGCCATGATTCAAGTGACCTTTAAAAATGTCACCAGCTCACAGTCAGAGTTCAGTCTGATGGAATGGACTTTGAATTGCATGGCCTAGATGTCAGAGCAGGGGAGTGAATTCTCATGCTCTGGTGCTTCAAGCGGTGGGCAGCCAAAAGCCTGACTGCTCACTATTCCAGTGGTGCTGGTCAAACTTAGAAAAGGGCCATCATGGGTTCAGTGGTGACCCCCGTAGCCTCACAGTGAACCCTAGCTGGAACAACAGTTCTGGAAGATGTAATGAGAGAGAGCCTGGCATCAGCTTGGATTCAGCAGTGCCCCAGAGTCCTGCAATTCTCCTTAAGAAGACACAGAGTCATGGGGAAGGACTCAgtgaaggaaggaggcagagctggGTGCTTCAGTTACGAATTAGTGACCAGGACATCCAGGAGCCACAAGAAATTGAAAAGGACGAGGCCCCCTGGCATCTTGGTTTTGGGCTTCTGACCTTCTGAGCCTCAGAAGAACAATCTTCTGTAGATTTAATGCACCCACTGTGTAGTAATTTCTATGGAAGCCCAGAGAAATAAATACAGTGCCTGGAACTGCCACAAGGTCAGGCTGGTGCTGGTATGCTGGGACCACCAGAAGCTGTCACAGGGACAGAAAGAGGCAGGGTTTACCCCTGAGCTACTGTTGCACAACTCCCAGCAGCCCTTGGGCTCAGGGGATGACTGAGGATCTGTCAACAATTACTTTTTCTTGCATAATCTGATTACAGCCATTTCCTGTCACTTCTTTCCAACCTCCTCAAGCCCTTATCTGTAACGGTGTCCTAGCTTTCTGCAGAAATTGTATCTACAGTAGCTGCTGCAGAGGGAAGGAGCCGGGGCAAGAGCTAGCCATACGCAGAGGCTGTGCCTTCTCCACCAAGGCGCAGGTGTCCTGGACAGAGCCCCTTTGAGGACGgcaggcaaggcctgaggcctcCACTCAGATATGTGGAGGAGAGGGGCCTCCAGggtgttccttttgtttttaatacctgaccCCACAATCCAGGGTTGCTCCTTAATAAATAACTCCTCTCAGGTGCATCTGAGAGGCTGCCCACGCCTCTACTGCTGTATGGCAAACAAGAAAATAACTCGACCCACAGAACGAGGACATTCTCTGGACTAGGCAAGTTTATAGGCAAATTGGCAGAAGGGGTGGGAACAGAATTCCACTGTGTGCTTGCTGCCGTCGTGGGACATATTTCTCCTGGCCAGAAGCTATGTCCCTTAGCCAGCTGGTACTGGGGTGGGCCCCTGAAGTTGGCGCCATTCCAAAACGTGCGGCACAATCGAATTCTTGGAAATGGGGAGAGCAAGGTTTCAGGAGAAGAGGGCGTTGGCATACCCCCTGTTACCGCATTTGTCTTTGAGGAGGGGTACGCGGGCAGGGCGGAGTGGGGCCAAGACCCAGCACAGTCTGGGAACTCACTGGATCTTTAggtctttctcttgctctcttcttcaCTAACCGTGGCGGAGCAGGGACACCTACCCCTTCCCCGAGACTTGTAGCTGTTTACTGGTCTTCTCTCAAATCTGTTTGGATGCAGATAGTCACTCAGAGGGCGCTGCTCACCGCAACCCGCACGGTTTCAGAAGCGCCCCGTGTGACAGGACCTCCTGGGGACCTACGAGTACATCCAGAGCTACATTTGTGTCCCTTCGTCTAAATAAAGAAACATCAGGTGGCTTGGAGACAGAAAACCACTCGCTCAAATTCACGAGGGTCTTCAAGAGCAGGAGAAGGGATGCGAACCCAAACTCCAGGCTCAGCCCCGGCTCTCCATTACCCGCCGCGCAGCTCACACTTTCTGCCAGGGCTCCGCCTCCCCATCCAACCCCGGCGAGGGGCACCCGCGCGCCCCTGGGAGGAGTGTGCCTCGGCCCGCCGCTAATCGCCCCCGGCCCCCGCCTTCGCCCGGGTTTCCCTGCCCGAGACGCCCGGGCCTCCCTCGCTTGATCCGGCTCCCGGAACAGGCTGGGCCACCGATTGGCCGGCGGTAATTACGGGCACGCTCCAGGAGGGGGGCTGGGCGGGGGCGGCCTCCCGCGAGCATAAATTATGCAAATAGCAGTCGCCGCACGGGGCTGACCTGCCGCCTCTCGCCATTCACCCGCGCCGCCTCGGGGGCGGAGGTGGCCAGGGAGGGGGCGCCCATTGTTGCGCGCCGTACTTAAGGGGTCCTGAGGCCGGTCGTGTGCCACACTCGGTGCTCACACGAGCTGATCTGATCGCCGGCGACATCACTCGGGAGACCAGCCCGGCGCGTGGCCCCTGCAGGCGAGGCGACGAGGCCAAGCCCATTCCTTTCCTGAGCCCCTGCGATCTTCCCCGGCCCTCGCGCCTGCAGCAGGCACAGGCTAGCCCCGGGTCGTACAGACAGTAAGTGAGCTTCGAAGGCTGTGCCCTCGACCCACACTCAAGCCTTCTAAACCTCCCGTCCGTCCGTCGATCCTGCACACTGCAACGATGCCAGCCCCTTTGGAAACCTGCCTCTCTGATCTTGACTGCGCCAGTAGCAACAGCAGCAGTGACCTGTCCAGCTTCCTCACCGACGAGGAGGACTGTGCCAGGCTCCAGCCCCTAGCCTCCACCGTAGGGCTGTCCGTGCCAGCCCGCAGGAGCGCGCCCACCCTCTCCGGGGCATCGAATGTTCCCGGTGCCCAGGACGAAGAGCAGGAGCGGCGGCGGAGGCGAGGTCGCGCGCGGGTGCGATCCGAGGCGCTGCTGCACTCCCTGCGGAGGAGCCGTCGCGTCAAAGCCAACGATCGCGAACGCAACCGTATGCACAACCTCAATGCTGCACTGGACGCGCTGCGCAGCGTGCTGCCCTCGTTCCCCGACGACACCAAGCTCACCAAGATTGAGACGCTGCGCTTCGCTTACAACTACATCTGGGCCCTGGCTGAGACACTGCGCCTGGCAGATCAAGGGCTCCCCGGGGGCGGTGCCCGGGAGCGCCTCCTGCCTCCGCAGTGTGTCCCCTGTCTACCCGGGCCCCCGAGTCCGGCCAGCGACACGGAGTCCTGGGGCTCCGGGGCCGCTGCCTCCCCATGCGCCACCGTGGCGTCACCACTCTCTGACCCCAGTAGTCCCTCAGCTTCAGAAGACTTCGCCTATGGCCCCGGTgatccccttttctcctttcctggccTGCCCAAAGACCTGCTCCATACGACGCCCTGTTTCATCCCGTACCACTAGGCCTTTGTAAGGCAACATCAATACTTTCTTCCTCCCCCAGTCTAAGAGCAATAGATGGGGAACCGGCTGAAGCCTTGTGGACCACCCTTACCCccaagtggatgctgggagcttTAAAGGGGGGGCGGGGATACCTGGCCACTTGTTAGGTTGCTGTACCCTCGCTGAAGCTGCCCCTCGGTCTGTTTCTCTACCCCCAGCACCGACCCCACCTGCCCGCCCCCAGACggccttttggttttctttttcttttttctttctttctttctttttcctttttttctttttctttttatttatttctttttttttttttttttttttgcactttctGAACTTCACAAAACCTCCTTTGTGACTGGCTCAGAACTGACCCCAGCCACCACTTCAGTGTGATTTGGAAAAGGGACAGATGAGCCCCTGAAGACGAGGTGAAAAGTCAATTTTACAATTTGTAGAACTCTAATGAAGAAAAACGAGCATGAAAATTCGGTTTGAGCCGGCTGACAATACAATGGAAAGGCTTAGAAAGGAGCCACAAGGAGCGGGCTTCATGCATTATGGATCCCGACCCGCCACTGTGGGCTTGCTCCAGGAAGAACCTGAGTGTTTGCAAAGTTATTCAGGCACCGGGCTGGAGGGTACTTTAATTTATTCAGGATGCTTCATtcatatgaaaatgtatttttgtacATAAAGaatttattctattattatgAGCTATTAAAGTTTACATTTTTGTATTGCAGATGCTtcgtgtaaataaaaaaataagaaataaatgtcaCCAGCTTCCTTGCCTAATAGTGGTGTCTCTGGggctccccccacctccccttgGCAGCTCCACCTGTAAAGTGAAACATTATCCCACCATCTCCAAACCCTccaatcctgtttcaaaaacaacttaaaaagaaaacgcACCTGACTATATCGCCAAGAACGAGGGAGACAGATTAAGACACTTGTGAGCCATCGATTCTTTTTGCCTTGTAAACACAAGGAAGAACTTTCAGGCACCCCCTAAGCCAATTAAGACTTTCTAGTGGGGAATTAGCCCCATCCTCCGCTACCTGTAGAGGTAGGAGCCAAGAGAGTCTTTTGAGGTACTCCCCATCAGCTGGCTCTGTGTTTCAAAGGGAGGGGATTAAAAAGATCAATACAGTGTGGTCACTGGCTAGGAAGCCCCAGTGACAGGTGGGCCTAGTCTGGGAGAGCAGAAGGGTCTACTCTTGGAGCAGCCTATTTAGAAGAGGAAATTAATTTGTAAACAATGCCTTTAAAGTATTCTGTTAAGGCCGAGGTCCTCCTGGCTGTAAGGAGTGGGGTACATTGTCCCCGAGTGGGGTCTACAGCTGCCTTAAAACTGCGGGGCTAGGGTAGCAAAACCCATCACACACCCGCATTTCTACTCGCTGCAGCTCcaagtgtgggggaggggctcccACAGAGAAGGGCTTTGCTCAGTCAGTCCTTAGGGGCCATAGCCAGGGCTTTCATTTGTTGCTAGAGAAATCCCAGTGGGGACTTTTTCAGCTGCAGTGCTTGTCGGTAGTCTGACAATTGGCTAACAGCATTAGCCGGCCAGAAGTaacttttcctttaaatttcAGAATAGGGAAATTTACAGGAAGCTCCTAACTGGAGCCCCATCACTTCCTGTCGTCTGGTCTCACAAGTTGCCCCACAGTAGGACAGCATCCTCCCTATCCCATACATTGGGCTGCCATTTGTGATGAAGCAGTTATTTATTGGGAAGGCGGCTTGTAGGACTCTCTTCAAGAACATGCCTCTGATGAAAGCCCTTTGCTTTCTGACACATTTCCTGGCAGCTTGAATCCACAAATTCATATTGCCCGAGCCAGCAATGCTAAGCCCTGCCACAGGCAAGATGCCCTATGTCAGATAAGAAGGCTACCTTCCAGAAGGTTTTGGAAAATCGGATACCTTCTCTAATTGCCCTGGAGCAGAGAATGAGTACTCTTGAGAAGTTTCAGAGGTTGTGGAGCCTAGAGTAGAGTCAGTCGTTCCTCTTAGAAGCTGTCTCTATGATGGCCCGGCTTGGAGTCTGCTGCATGATTCCCCTcagatctaaaccaccagcttcgAGCTTCCCAGAGGAAACTGAAATAGCCTGTACCGGGTGTTGATCTCTCCGGAGGAGAGGATGCTGGGTATTGACTTAGACCTTCTCAGGAACAAGAAGGATAGTCCCTTAGCGAGACTCTTCAGCCATGAAGtaaatgcatgtgtttatgtcAGGAGAAGGAAACAACAGAGCGTTTATCACCCTCTCAAATCCTTGGGAAAAGGAGAAGGGCCGGGAGTTGGATGACACTTTGCTGCCTCCAGcactgaaaacagaaagacatccttcccaagaTTCAAGAATAGCACCCCATCTTCTCAGTTTGGTTGCTCAGAACGCCAAGGTGTAGGACGCAGAGCTCCTTTCCATAAAGAAATTTCTTTAAAGATGTCCTTACCCATCTGTACCCAGGACCATTTCTGTAATTCTTCCTAGAAAGCACACACCTCTGTAAGTGCAGATACAGTATATCCCaatcaagaaaaaagaaggaagtgatTTTAAATGTGCACCTCCTGTTCAGGGGCCTATTTACTCCTATAACAGGGCCTCACTCATCCTCAcatctgggggcgggggggaggaaCACTAAAATATTCTAGCCAGTTAAGAGAATACAAATTCTTGCTGACAGCCAAATTTGGCTACCCTCAGTCATTGTCTGCTGAGAAGTCAGCAcccgccccctcccccaagaaGCCTCAAAGTCTCATTTATTCtcacctcctgtctctgtctctttgtctttgtcctgGCCTGACACTTTCATACTCTGCTCCCCAGccattgggggtggggaagaagacAAGAATAGAGGAGTAAAATAGagatttttacttcttttgtttctttaataactGCTGTTCAAGCCTCTGCTATATTCTGATCAAGACAAAGTCCTTGCTCAAAAGGAGCCTACATATTCTAGTAGGGACAGATAGGCATGGAGAGTGGGTGCCATGGCTTCACTGGTGGTGGTGGGCTCAGGGTGCAGGGTCTTTTAGGGGGTATGCTTTAGGGAGGTTCTCAGTTCTTAGGCATCACCCTTATCAGAGGCCCAAATCTGTGGGGCCATGCAATACTGGATGCGAaccttcagaaagaaaacaagtctctcTTTGCTTCAAAACCATGAAGCCAGCCAGCATAAAGAGCAGGTTATGCAGACATAGGAGGGGCAACATCCCCTGGGGAAGACCAAGAATTTACTCTGCCCAACAGCGTGTTTCAGGGAACAGCAAGGAGGCTGGCATGGATGAAGCTGGGGGCACGAGGAGTTGGGTGAGGAAAAAGAGGGGCAGGACGATCCAGGTCCTGCCGAGCGTTGGAAACTGCTTTAGGGGCCTGAGAATTCCCATCTAGGGCTCAGAGGGTTTGGAAGGCTGAGGTCAGAGGGGAGATGTCAAGGCAGGAATgtcaggcaggaagcagagctggAGGAGCCAGGGCAAAATCTGGGACTGAACTGAAGGAGCACTTGGGAGTTGATGCTGGGAGAAAGATGGCAGACACAGTGAAGGCAGCCCACACCAGGTGCACTGTGAAAGCAAAACCTCCAGGATTTGTTGTAGCACTTGAAGAGAGGCCAAAGACGACCCGGCAGGTTTGAATCAGAAACTCGGGAGGACATGAACCTCACATCCTCAAACAATCCCAAATACTGAAGAATGCTTAACTTGGCTAGAAACAGCCCATTGTAGCTCCCAAAGACGAGACATGAACCTGGGCTGCAGTTGCCCATAAACTAGAGACTGGATTGTGCCAGAAAGAATCCAAGCATTGTCTGGGATAAAGCTAAGACAAACACCTGAGAAGCATCACAATTTGGGCGAGGAAGGGGCCTTGTGAGGTCATGGCAATGCCTGAAGTAACACCAGCCACAGCCAGGACACTGTCATCACTGCCATGGTAGGTAACGTTTAGGCAGAGTCGCTCTGGGTTCTGCACCCTGCTCCAAGTACATTACACATCGTAGCTTATTTAATTCATTCTTGTAACTGATGAGGTTGAAGTATCATtatgagccaggtgtggtggcacacacctttaatcccagcaattgggaggcagaggcaggtagatctctgtgactttaaagccagcctggtctacatagagagttccaggacagccagggctctatagaaagaccctgtttcaaacagaaaagaaaatgagaaaagaaaaaaaaaagaatgaataagaaTCTCATTATGAATATTATTATCTGTACCTCACAGAGGGAGAAAGTGAAGCCAAGCTAACAATTTGCCAAGACCACAGAGCTGATAGATGTATAGCTGTGATCtgaatcccagcattcctgtgtTCTTAAAGGATAAAGATCAAATCGTTAGCCATCGTGAGCAGTGCCATTAGGAGCCACGCACTAAGCCTTCGAGACCCATATGGAGAATGATCTACCATTCTTTTAGTTTCTAATGAGCGAGTTTATAAAGTACATATAACGTCAGTAAAGGCAGAAGAATAAATGGCAAGAGTCGGCTAGAGAGAagcagcaggcagatctcaaCTATCATTAGAAAGGGTGCTTACAGCAGCTCTTAGAGGTGACGGGAACACCCTGATGCCGATGCTATCCTGCTAAGATCCTGACCGAGACAGTTCTGGGCAGAAAAGTTTTATCCACAATGAGCCTGTAGCTTCCCATTCCCCAAACAGGCATCTTCCTACCGTGGGATGAACAACAGTAACTTCTGTTGGTCACAGTTTAGCGTCCAGCTCTTCTCAAGTGTGCAATGTTTTTAATACCCTTAGCTGTTtcccattctttctcctcctcacaaAGGGGGTCAGAGCAGCCTGAGTGCAGAAAAGGGAGTTTTGGAGGGTGCTTGAGATAAACCTGCTTGAGTCTGAGGAAAGGGAAGCCCTCTTGTCTTCCACCATCCACTCTCAACAACCCCAGCAGCTCATAGTGCAGTTTCTATTGTGCCCAGGGGTGAGGTCGGTCATAGCTAGAGACAGGGCCACAGCTGCTGTGCAGAAATTTAGGCTGAATGAGGAAAAGAGCTCCTTCATTCCTCCAGCTGAGGGAGAAGAGAAAT includes the following:
- the Neurog1 gene encoding neurogenin-1, whose product is MPAPLETCLSDLDCASSNSSSDLSSFLTDEEDCARLQPLASTVGLSVPARRSAPTLSGASNVPGAQDEEQERRRRRGRARVRSEALLHSLRRSRRVKANDRERNRMHNLNAALDALRSVLPSFPDDTKLTKIETLRFAYNYIWALAETLRLADQGLPGGGARERLLPPQCVPCLPGPPSPASDTESWGSGAAASPCATVASPLSDPSSPSASEDFAYGPGDPLFSFPGLPKDLLHTTPCFIPYH